One window from the genome of Musa acuminata AAA Group cultivar baxijiao chromosome BXJ1-4, Cavendish_Baxijiao_AAA, whole genome shotgun sequence encodes:
- the LOC135652330 gene encoding GATA transcription factor 5-like — protein sequence MLHGTLITSSSPSLSLPLRTPRPASVPPLAYSHYSQGEKESNMEVVNANLRPEILCSGQQKQQNQVVLSEEAGWAVERGNIMGEAFSVDDLLNLGEFVEDEMEAAEEEAGRVSQIDAREAHNETTHSSSSSSSSSSSGLTFELPLPLSDICLPAHDAAELEWVSFIIDDSISEFPSCSGVASLSPPPSGAQSENLQARAAEPQGQGPSFLVPNVCALSTEAKVPVKAKRSKRSRSATATAAWSMSGPLSLADSSSCSSATTTSSASSCSSTSSSSPFLIYDPSAVAVDQSFLLYDHPPQPKKQKPKKRGRKPKTPLSTASGERRCSHCGAQKTPQWRAGPLGAKTLCNACGVRFKSGRLLPEYRPACSPTFVSHKHSNSHRKVLEMRRKKEAELLAPAASPPPPLLVAVSL from the exons ATGCTACACGGAACGCTCATcacctcctcttctccctctctgTCTCTGCCCCTTCGCACTCCGCGGCCTGCGTCTGTTCCTCCCTTGGCATACTCCCACTACTCTCAG GGAGAGAAGGAAAGCAACATGGAAGTGGTGAATGCTAATTTGAGACCGGAGATTTTGTGCTCAGGGCAGCAGAAGCAGCAGAACCAGGTGGTTTTGAGTGAGGAGGCGGGTTGGGCTGTCGAAAGGGGGAATATTATGGGTGAGGCGTTCTCTGTCGACGACCTTCTCAACCTCGGTGAGTTCGTGGAGGACGAGATGGAAGCGGCGGAGGAAGAAGCAGGAAGAGTATCCCAAATTGATGCCCGAGAAGCTCATAACGAAACAacgcattcttcttcttcttcttcttcttcctcgtcttcgGGTCTCACCTTCGAGCTTCCGCTGCCGCTTTCGGATATATGTCTTCCA GCGCATGATGCTGCAGAACTGGAATGGGTTTCCTTCATCATCGACGACTCAATCTCGGAGTTCCCGTCGTGCTCCGGCGTTGCATCCCTTTCTCCGCCGCCGAGCGGCGCCCAGAGTGAGAACCTCCAAGCCCGTGCCGCCGAGCCACAAGGTCAAGGCCCTTCCTTCCTGGTCCCGAACGTCTGCGCCCTCTCCACCGAAGCCAAGGTCCCAGTAAAGGCCAAGCGGAGCAAGCGCTCGCGcagcgccaccgccaccgccgcctgGTCCATGTCCGGTCCGCTGTCCTTGGCGGACTCCTCCTCGTGCTCCtccgccaccaccacctcctccgcctCTTCTTGTTCCTCGACGTCTTCCTCTTCCCCTTTCCTCATATACGACCCCTCCGCGGTCGCCGTCGACCAAAGCTTCCTCCTTTACGACCATCCCCCGCAGCCCAAGAAGCAGAAGCCGAAGAAACGCGGCCGGAAGCCCAAAACGCCGCTGTCCACCGCCTCCGGCGAGCGGCGTTGCAGCCACTGCGGCGCCCAGAAGACTCCGCAGTGGCGGGCCGGCCCGCTCGGCGCCAAGACCCTATGCAACGCCTGCGGCGTCCGTTTCAAGTCCGGCCGGCTCCTCCCGGAGTACCGCCCGGCGTGCAGCCCCACCTTCGTCAGCCACAAGCACTCCAACAGCCACCGCAAGGTCCTGGAGATGCGCCGAAAGAAGGAGGCGGAGCTCCTGGCCCCCGCCGCTTCCCCGCCGCCTCCCCTTTTGGTAGCAGTCTCTCTGTAA
- the LOC135652347 gene encoding cytochrome P450 84A1-like: MDWFHQLSFMVASVFIPLALLSFFCMRSGRKLLLPPGPQPLPIIGNMLMMDQLTHRGFARLAERYGGLFHLRLGSLHAVVVSTPEMARLVLQVQDASFCNRPVTAAIAYLTYDRADMAFANYGPFWRQTRKLCVMKLFSRRRLQSWASVRHEVDSAVRFAARRSGSSVDVGDLAFTLAKNVTFMAAFGAQSHGNQGEFAGILQEFSKLFGEFNISDFLPWLRWMDLQGIDKRLKVARQAIDRYIDVIIDDHLANPKEADAQDADMVDGMLAFLGDSGDTNEGGDLHGDLSLTRSNIKAIIMDVMFGGTETVALGIEWAMAELLKSPEELKRTQQELASVVGLHRKVDDSDLDKLPYLKCAVKEMLRLHPPLPLLQHQATRDCELAGYFIPVGTRVFVNAWGIGRDRDAWKSPNAFRPSRFAPGGDAAAFDFRGSCFELLPFGSGRRSCPGMQLGIYVLELAVAQLLHCFDWSLPAGTKPGDLDMGDVFGLTAPKAVRLMAVPTPRLTCPLL; the protein is encoded by the exons ATGGATTGGTTTCACCAACTCTCGTTCATGGTTGCTTCCGTTTTCATCCCACTCGCTCTCTTATCTTTCTTCTGCATGAGAAGCGGACGAAAGCTTCTGCTGCCGCCAGGGCCGCAGCCGCTGCCGATTATCGGCAACATGCTCATGATGGACCAGCTGACTCACCGCGGCTTCGCGAGGCTTGCCGAGAGATACGGCGGCCTCTTCCACCTCCGCCTCGGCTCCCTTCACGCCGTCGTCGTGTCCACGCCGGAGATGGCCCGGCTGGTGCTGCAGGTGCAGGACGCGTCGTTCTGCAACCGCCCCGTCACCGCCGCCATCGCGTACCTCACCTACGACCGTGCCGACATGGCCTTCGCCAACTACGGTCCCTTCTGGCGCCAGACGCGCAAGCTCTGCGTCATGAAGCTCTTCAGCCGCAGGCGCCTCCAGTCGTGGGCGTCGGTCCGCCACGAGGTCGACTCCGCCGTCCGCTTCGCCGCTAGACGGAGTGGGTCGTCCGTCGATGTCGGCGATCTTGCCTTCACCCTCGCCAAGAACGTCACCTTCATGGCAGCTTTCGGGGCGCAGAGCCACGGGAACCAGGGCGAGTTCGCCGGCATACTGCAGGAGTTCTCGAAGCTTTTTGGGGAGTTCAACATCAGCGACTTCCTCCCATGGCTGCGGTGGATGGACTTGCAGGGCATCGACAAGAGGCTGAAGGTGGCAAGGCAAGCGATCGATCGCTACATCGACGTGATCATCGACGACCATTTGGCCAACCCGAAGGAGGCGGATGCTCAGGACGCCGACATGGTTGACGGCATGCTTGCATTTCTTGGGGATTCTGGTGACACTAACGAGGGTGGCGATCTCCATGGTGATCTAAGCCTCACAAGATCTAACATCAAGGCGATAATAAtg GATGTGATGTTTGGTGGGACGGAGACGGTGGCGTTGGGCATAGAGTGGGCCATGGCGGAGCTACTTAAGAGCCCCGAAGAGCTGAAACGAACGCAACAGGAACTGGCGAGCGTCGTCGGCCTCCACCGGAAAGTGGACGACAGTGACCTTGACAAGCTCCCCTACCTCAAGTGTGCCGTGAAGGAGATGCTCCGTCTCCAccctcccctccccctcctccaaCACCAGGCTACTCGGGACTGCGAGCTCGCCGGGTACTTCATCCCCGTCGGGACAAGGGTGTTCGTCAACGCGTGGGGCATCGGCCGGGACCGGGACGCGTGGAAGAGCCCCAACGCGTTCCGGCCGTCACGGTTCGCCCCGGGAGGCGACGCCGCGGCGTTCGACTTCCGAGGGAGCTGCTTCGAGCTTCTGCCGTTCGGGTCGGGGCGGCGGTCCTGCCCGGGCATGCAGCTGGGGATCTACGTGCTGGAGCTGGCGGTGGCACAGCTGCTGCATTGCTTCGACTGGAGCCTGCCTGCCGGAACGAAGCCCGGTGACTTGGACATGGGCGATGTGTTTGGGCTCACTGCGCCCAAAGCAGTAAGGCTGATGGCTGTCCCAACTCCGCGCCTCACTTGCCCGCTCCTATAA
- the LOC135652355 gene encoding uncharacterized protein LOC135652355, whose amino-acid sequence MAPSSNLKQSSMDSFLHHHHHHHHRPNPTAISKPETPAAEAASDYERIRRETIRRNQEFLQKLGIASATAIAHKNQHTSSKRRPRPPPASSFPLRRSSRNKRPPHDAADTSEDPAPELPDPSLIDSSVFQYVCDDEEAPLRPGAHLAESPSWSSPIMGFRVSGKAFRDPSLARIYSIDVCSSKKDRFLVAAGGHRGFISVYGGEWGDCEKINSDGEMMDGPLMSWKGSPSWVSGVKFVEDNPMLLVSSSNDGALVVWDLKKQPSSLSSWSPPVVAKSTELHTGGVYSMDRFSCWIATASKDSSVGVSRLTPAGELVAERNITGHHSGVIRGVCFGDGKERLADCGVDGRICVLDPRSPEPCALTIKSLHSTGVNTVEWNKWNNFLILSAGSDPILHLYDIRNAAGPVHSQLQGHVESNTGTCYRIYKPCFVGGKTIATPGQGTRKISLFDVEKATLISQGILGTDANLIMFKDDQQHPRLWSAAKQINQLCPLAQT is encoded by the exons ATGGCTCCGTCCTCCAATCTCAAGCAGTCCTCCATGGACTCCTTCcttcatcaccaccaccaccaccaccacagacCAAACCCCACCGCCATCTCAAAGCCCGAAACCCCTGCCGCTGAAGCCGCTTCGGATTACGAGCGAATCCGCCGGGAGACCATTCGCCGGAACCAAGAGTTTCTCCAAAAGCTCGGCATCGCCTCCGCCACCGCCATTGCTCACAAGAACCAACACACCTCCTCCAAGCGCCGCCCCAGGCCCCCTCCAGCCTCGTCCTTCCCCCTCCGCCGTAGCTCCCGCAACAAACGCCCGCCCCACGACGCTGCGGACACATCGGAGGACCCCGCACCGGAACTCCCTGACCCCAGCCTCATCGACTCCTCCGTCTTCCAGTACGTCTGCGATGATGAAGAAGCTCCCCTTCGGCCTGGCGCCCATCTTGCCGAGTCTCCATCGTGGTCATCTCCGATCATGGGATTTAGGGTTTCCGGTAAGGCGTTCCGCGATCCTTCTCTGGCCAGGATTTACTCCATTGACGTGTGCTCCTCGAAGAAGGATCGGTTCTTGGTTGCCGCCGGTGGCCACAGAGGCTTCATATCTGTTTATGGAGGGGAATGGGGTGATTGCGAAAAGATTAACTCCGATGGGGAGATGATGGATGGGCCTCTTATGAGCTGGAAGGGAAGCCCGAGCTGGGTCTCGGGCGTAAAGTTTGTGGAGGATAACCCGATGCTGCTGGTGTCGAGTTCGAATGATGGTGCTCTTGTTGTTTGGGATCTCAAGAAGCAGCCATCTTCTTTGTCATCCTGGTCGCCGCCTGTGGTTGCCAAATCGACGGAACTGCACACCGGTGGGGTTTACTCCATGGACCGGTTCAGTTGCTGGATAGCCACGGCATCAAAGGACTCCTCTGTTGGTGTTTCGAGGCTGACGCCGGCAGGGGAGCTGGTGGCAGAGCGGAACATTACCGGCCACCATTCAGGAGTCATCAGGGGCGTTTGTTTTGG AGATGGAAAAGAACGACTTGCCGACTGTGGAGTCGATGGACGTATATGTGTCCTCGATCCAAGGTCGCCGGAGCCTTGTGCTCTTACCATCAAATCACTGCACTCTACTGGTGTCAACACGGTTGAATGGAACAAATGGAACAATTTCCTGATCCTATCAGCCGGTAGTGACCCGATATTGCATCTCTACGACATCAGAAACGCCGCTGGACCAGTTCACAGCCAACTTCAAGGTCATGTAGAATCCAACACTGGAACTTGTTACCGTATATATAAACCTTGTTTTGTAGGTGGGAAGACAATCGCTACACCTGGACAGGGGACGAGGAAGATATCGCTGTTTGATGTTGAAAAAGCAACGTTGATCAGCCAGGGGATACTGGGAACCGATGCAAATTTGATTATGTTTAAAGATGACCAACAACATCCAAGACTCTGGTCTGCTGCAAAACAAATTAACCAATTATGCCCATTGGCCCAGACTTGA
- the LOC103986926 gene encoding uncharacterized protein LOC103986926 isoform X2, with the protein MHGAEMSPPPRGVGSPLVVTCSRKRRLRSEGILSSDDPRPLQVFAPGAEENRPVVDYGRNPLSHESDGFGIRQDEADAQYKLLLEHLNVDDKSYVFEMIIGGSRWRIKYEQDEDSCVTAVRSQPRKRRLSTSSRACNAKKRRKNNALGQEPCEASGPRAPLSQSGWDVGGSLIDEDYQVFLNHVKACGRSMILQYGNNVTIVYEKERNGGEEVQEQEEEEEEEIENEAVHPMEMEMKLYDDPLQTSSSTASYFDELLQHRSSSFRDRLMDILRKPFDQKEFENMMSLINIRNPIVKYKELRNGSKPYMTNQLGSSYLDCHPDLARRISSAFDDHHKSLFLHGFFFWLKNVGYEGAFKPWVPALPDHIDIECDDTTILSVQNDMSEGEEKKGSEGKEVQEEKEGENNMNIVHEGEEKEWEEVEELKVAEIKLCGKESDVCPGEMEIKSYHGSLQSSTSLGLQASEDVGYSVETLQHTLTSSFQSRLTSVLEMPFDQVEYERLMSLISLYMPEMKDLGDESRPYTTNQLGYSSPDHYPGKDL; encoded by the exons ATGCACGGCGCCGAGATGTCGCCACCTCCGCGCGGCGTCGGTTCCCCTTTGGTCGTCACTTGCAGTAGAAAACGCCGCCTTCGATCCGAAGGAATCCTCTCCTCCGACGATCCTCGTCCTCTCCAAGTCTTTGCGCCTGGCGCCGAGGAGAATCGTCCCGTCGTCGACTACGGCCGGAATCCCCTCAGCCACGAATCGGACGGCTTTGGCATCCGCCAAGACGAGGCCGATGCTCAATACAAGCTGTTGCTGGAGCACCTTAACGTCGATGACAAGTCCTACGTTTTCGAGATGATCATCGGAGGCTCGCGGTGGCGCATCAAATACGAACAGGACGAGGACTCCTGTGTCACTGCGGTTCGGTCGCAGCCCCGGAAGCGTCGGTTGAGCACCTCTAGCCGAGCGTGTAACGCCAAGAAGAGGCGCAAGAACAATGCCCTGGGTCAGGAGCCTTGCGAGGCCTCTGGCCCGCGTGCTCCTCTTTCCCAAAGCGGGTGGGACGTTGGAGGCTCGTTGATCGATGAGGATTACCAGGTGTTCTTGAACCACGTCAAGGCGTGCGGCCGCTCGATGATTCTCCAGTACGGGAACAATGTGACCATCGTATATGAGAAAGAACGAAATGGAGGGGAGGAAGTTcaagagcaagaagaagaagaagaagaagaaattgaaaATGAAGCTGTACACCCCATGGAAATGGAAATGAAACTGTACGATGATCCTCTTCAAACCTCCAGTTCCACG GCTAGCTACTTTGACGAATTACTGCAGCATAGGTCATCTTCATTCAGGGACAGGCTTATGGATATCCTCAGGAAGCCATTTGATCAGaaagaatttgaaaatatgatgtctTTGATTAATATTCGGAATCCAATAGTGAAATACAAGGAATTGCGTAATGGATCCAAACCTTACATGACAAACCAGTTGGGAAGTTCATATCTCGATTGTCATCCTG ATCTTGCCAGACGCATCTCATCAGCATTTGATGATCACCACAAAAGTTTGTTTCTCCATGGCTTCTTCTTTTGGTTAAAG AACGTTGGTTATGAAGGAGCATTTAAGCCATGGGTACCTGCATTACCTGACCATATAGATATTGAATGTGATGATACAACAATTCTTTCAGTTCAAAATGATATgtcagagggagaagaaaagaaaggaagtgaAGGGAAGGAAGTTCAAGAAGAGAAGGAAGGGGAGAATAATATGAATATCGTAcatgagggagaagaaaaggaatgGGAGGAAGTCGAAGAATTAAAGGTGGCTGAAATCAAACTTTGTGGAAAAGAAAGTGATGTATGTCCTGGTGAGATGGAGataaaatcatatcatggttCTCTTCAGTCTTCTACTTCATTG GGACTGCAAGCATCTGAAGATGTGGGTTATTCTGTTGAAACACTGCAGCATACATTAACATCTTCATTCCAGAGTAGGCTAACGAGTGTCCTTGAAATGCCATTTGACCAAGTTGAATATGAACGGTTGATGTCTTTGATAAGTCTATATATGCCGGAAATGAAGGACTTAGGTGATGAATCCAGACCTTACACAACAAACCAATTGGGTTATTCATCTCCTGATCACTACCCTG GGAAGGACCTATAA
- the LOC103986926 gene encoding uncharacterized protein LOC103986926 isoform X1: MHGAEMSPPPRGVGSPLVVTCSRKRRLRSEGILSSDDPRPLQVFAPGAEENRPVVDYGRNPLSHESDGFGIRQDEADAQYKLLLEHLNVDDKSYVFEMIIGGSRWRIKYEQDEDSCVTAVRSQPRKRRLSTSSRACNAKKRRKNNALGQEPCEASGPRAPLSQSGWDVGGSLIDEDYQVFLNHVKACGRSMILQYGNNVTIVYEKERNGGEEVQEQEEEEEEEIENEAVHPMEMEMKLYDDPLQTSSSTASYFDELLQHRSSSFRDRLMDILRKPFDQKEFENMMSLINIRNPIVKYKELRNGSKPYMTNQLGSSYLDCHPDLARRISSAFDDHHKSLFLHGFFFWLKNVGYEGAFKPWVPALPDHIDIECDDTTILSVQNDMSEGEEKKGSEGKEVQEEKEGENNMNIVHEGEEKEWEEVEELKVAEIKLCGKESDVCPGEMEIKSYHGSLQSSTSLGLQASEDVGYSVETLQHTLTSSFQSRLTSVLEMPFDQVEYERLMSLISLYMPEMKDLGDESRPYTTNQLGYSSPDHYPDLVSQIKSADPNRGLPLLRGFFFWLQNRGDEGAYKPWATGDPNKTLQD, from the exons ATGCACGGCGCCGAGATGTCGCCACCTCCGCGCGGCGTCGGTTCCCCTTTGGTCGTCACTTGCAGTAGAAAACGCCGCCTTCGATCCGAAGGAATCCTCTCCTCCGACGATCCTCGTCCTCTCCAAGTCTTTGCGCCTGGCGCCGAGGAGAATCGTCCCGTCGTCGACTACGGCCGGAATCCCCTCAGCCACGAATCGGACGGCTTTGGCATCCGCCAAGACGAGGCCGATGCTCAATACAAGCTGTTGCTGGAGCACCTTAACGTCGATGACAAGTCCTACGTTTTCGAGATGATCATCGGAGGCTCGCGGTGGCGCATCAAATACGAACAGGACGAGGACTCCTGTGTCACTGCGGTTCGGTCGCAGCCCCGGAAGCGTCGGTTGAGCACCTCTAGCCGAGCGTGTAACGCCAAGAAGAGGCGCAAGAACAATGCCCTGGGTCAGGAGCCTTGCGAGGCCTCTGGCCCGCGTGCTCCTCTTTCCCAAAGCGGGTGGGACGTTGGAGGCTCGTTGATCGATGAGGATTACCAGGTGTTCTTGAACCACGTCAAGGCGTGCGGCCGCTCGATGATTCTCCAGTACGGGAACAATGTGACCATCGTATATGAGAAAGAACGAAATGGAGGGGAGGAAGTTcaagagcaagaagaagaagaagaagaagaaattgaaaATGAAGCTGTACACCCCATGGAAATGGAAATGAAACTGTACGATGATCCTCTTCAAACCTCCAGTTCCACG GCTAGCTACTTTGACGAATTACTGCAGCATAGGTCATCTTCATTCAGGGACAGGCTTATGGATATCCTCAGGAAGCCATTTGATCAGaaagaatttgaaaatatgatgtctTTGATTAATATTCGGAATCCAATAGTGAAATACAAGGAATTGCGTAATGGATCCAAACCTTACATGACAAACCAGTTGGGAAGTTCATATCTCGATTGTCATCCTG ATCTTGCCAGACGCATCTCATCAGCATTTGATGATCACCACAAAAGTTTGTTTCTCCATGGCTTCTTCTTTTGGTTAAAG AACGTTGGTTATGAAGGAGCATTTAAGCCATGGGTACCTGCATTACCTGACCATATAGATATTGAATGTGATGATACAACAATTCTTTCAGTTCAAAATGATATgtcagagggagaagaaaagaaaggaagtgaAGGGAAGGAAGTTCAAGAAGAGAAGGAAGGGGAGAATAATATGAATATCGTAcatgagggagaagaaaaggaatgGGAGGAAGTCGAAGAATTAAAGGTGGCTGAAATCAAACTTTGTGGAAAAGAAAGTGATGTATGTCCTGGTGAGATGGAGataaaatcatatcatggttCTCTTCAGTCTTCTACTTCATTG GGACTGCAAGCATCTGAAGATGTGGGTTATTCTGTTGAAACACTGCAGCATACATTAACATCTTCATTCCAGAGTAGGCTAACGAGTGTCCTTGAAATGCCATTTGACCAAGTTGAATATGAACGGTTGATGTCTTTGATAAGTCTATATATGCCGGAAATGAAGGACTTAGGTGATGAATCCAGACCTTACACAACAAACCAATTGGGTTATTCATCTCCTGATCACTACCCTG ATCTTGTGAGTCAGATCAAGTCTGCTGATCCCAACAGGGGTTTGCCTCTCTTGCGTGGTTTCTTCTTCTGGTTACAG AACCGTGGCGATGAAGGCGCCTACAAACCATGGGCAACGGGCGATCCCAACAAAACGCTGCAAGACTGA
- the LOC135652384 gene encoding glyoxylase I 4-like isoform X2, with product MKSLLEKKACDPTPLPVVSLNHVSFLCSSLHESVRFYEEVLGFQLIRRPSSFDFQGAWFYNYGIGIHLVQSPEAVSKPSEINPKANHISFQCADMGRVKQRLDQMGISYVTAVVTEGGIRVDQLFFHDPDNNMIEICDCEKLPIVPLSFPFAPLKTPQFCTGSNRSLRRHRSVASIGWIRE from the exons ATGAAGAGCCTCCTAGAGAAGAAAGCTTGCGATCCCACCCCTCTCCCGGTCGTCTCCCTCAACCACGTCTCCTTCTTGTGCTCATCCCTCCACGAATCTGTCAGATTCTACGAGGAAGTGCTTGGGTTCCAGCTGATCCGACGGCCCTCGTCCTTCGATTTCCAAGGCGCATG GTTCTACAATTACGGAATCGGCATCCACTTGGTGCAGAGTCCGGAAGCAGTATCGAAGCCATCGGAGATCAATCCTAAAGCCAACCACATATCGTTCCAG TGTGCTGACATGGGAAGAGTGAAGCAGAGGCTCGACCAGATGGGCATCAGCTACGTTACCGCAGTGGTCACGGAAGGTGGAATTAGGGTCGATCAGCTCTTCTTCCATGATCCTGATAATAACATGATCGAGATATGCGACTGCGAAAAGCTCCCCATTGTGCCTCTGTCCTTTCCTTTCGCCCCTCTAAAGACACCGCAGTTCTGCACCGGAAGCAATCGAAGTCTCAGAAGGCACCGCAGCGTTGCAAGCATTGGTTGGATAAGAGAGTGA
- the LOC135652384 gene encoding glyoxylase I 4-like isoform X1 — MKSLLEKKACDPTPLPVVSLNHVSFLCSSLHESVRFYEEVLGFQLIRRPSSFDFQGAWFYNYGIGIHLVQSPEAVSKPSEINPKANHISFQVRVTEFASIAFDASSTDDFVKWQCADMGRVKQRLDQMGISYVTAVVTEGGIRVDQLFFHDPDNNMIEICDCEKLPIVPLSFPFAPLKTPQFCTGSNRSLRRHRSVASIGWIRE, encoded by the exons ATGAAGAGCCTCCTAGAGAAGAAAGCTTGCGATCCCACCCCTCTCCCGGTCGTCTCCCTCAACCACGTCTCCTTCTTGTGCTCATCCCTCCACGAATCTGTCAGATTCTACGAGGAAGTGCTTGGGTTCCAGCTGATCCGACGGCCCTCGTCCTTCGATTTCCAAGGCGCATG GTTCTACAATTACGGAATCGGCATCCACTTGGTGCAGAGTCCGGAAGCAGTATCGAAGCCATCGGAGATCAATCCTAAAGCCAACCACATATCGTTCCAGGTGAGGGTTACAGAGTTTGCATCCATTGCGTTTGACGCTTCTTCGACTGATGATTTCGTGAAATGGCAGTGTGCTGACATGGGAAGAGTGAAGCAGAGGCTCGACCAGATGGGCATCAGCTACGTTACCGCAGTGGTCACGGAAGGTGGAATTAGGGTCGATCAGCTCTTCTTCCATGATCCTGATAATAACATGATCGAGATATGCGACTGCGAAAAGCTCCCCATTGTGCCTCTGTCCTTTCCTTTCGCCCCTCTAAAGACACCGCAGTTCTGCACCGGAAGCAATCGAAGTCTCAGAAGGCACCGCAGCGTTGCAAGCATTGGTTGGATAAGAGAGTGA